One genomic window of Actinoplanes lobatus includes the following:
- the sigJ gene encoding RNA polymerase sigma factor SigJ, producing the protein MSGQTVFTDDFQRHRGLLFQLTYRMTGSTADAEDVVQETWLRWHRVEPGTVRDPRAFLVRTATRLAIDHLRRERVRREAYIGPWLPEPLPSTPGPDEPVARTESVSMAMLVLLESLSPLERAVFVLHDVFEFGYPEVAEAVGRAEPAVRQLAARARAHVRERRPRYNADPALRRTVTDRFLKVCLGGDLSGLMDVLAPDVALWADANGSNEMPREVLYGWDAVLAFFRDSIKLFPPDIAALPADLNGGPAGLLATADGIAAAVLLDLDEQGRVAVVRLVRNPEKLTRLGPVGA; encoded by the coding sequence GTGTCCGGACAGACCGTGTTCACCGACGATTTCCAGCGCCATCGCGGGCTGCTGTTCCAGCTGACGTACCGGATGACCGGCAGCACCGCCGACGCCGAGGACGTGGTCCAGGAGACCTGGCTGCGCTGGCACCGGGTGGAGCCCGGGACGGTCCGTGACCCGCGTGCCTTCCTGGTGCGCACCGCCACCCGACTGGCGATCGACCATCTCCGCCGCGAGCGGGTGCGCCGGGAGGCGTACATCGGACCCTGGCTGCCCGAGCCGCTGCCGAGCACGCCGGGCCCCGACGAGCCGGTGGCGCGGACCGAGTCCGTCTCGATGGCCATGCTGGTGCTGCTGGAGTCGCTGTCGCCGTTGGAGCGTGCCGTCTTCGTGCTGCACGACGTCTTCGAGTTCGGTTACCCCGAGGTGGCCGAGGCCGTCGGCCGTGCCGAGCCCGCGGTGCGCCAGCTCGCCGCCCGGGCCCGCGCGCACGTTCGCGAACGCCGCCCGCGGTACAACGCCGACCCCGCGCTCCGGCGGACCGTCACGGACCGGTTCCTCAAGGTCTGCCTGGGCGGTGACCTGAGCGGGCTGATGGACGTGCTCGCCCCCGACGTCGCGCTGTGGGCCGACGCGAACGGCTCCAACGAGATGCCGCGCGAGGTCCTGTACGGCTGGGACGCGGTGCTCGCGTTCTTCCGCGACTCGATCAAGCTGTTCCCCCCGGACATCGCGGCACTCCCGGCCGACCTCAACGGAGGGCCCGCCGGCCTGCTCGCCACCGCCGACGGGATCGCCGCGGCGGTCCTGCTCGACCTCGACGAGCAGGGCCGGGTGGCCGTGGTCCGGCTGGTCCGCAACCCGGAGAAACTCACCCGGCTCGGCCCGGTCGGCGCCTAG
- a CDS encoding M1 family metallopeptidase — MNPPATPGADRSPDPYLPEHGNGGYRVLHYELDLDYRVMSNRLAGKAIVTARAVQPLSRFSLDLAGMRVQGVRVDGRPASFDHRRGKLRIKPERPIGYGVTFKTEIRYGGKPAPVSGRWGDIGWDELTDGVLVASQPNGAPSWFPCNDRPDDKASFLVRFTAPSPYTVLVTGDLVSRRRGAGSTTWVYERDEPTAPYLMSVQIGRYDLVELAAGGVTQRAAITPRVRHAFRHDFGRHGEIMAALERLLGPYPFREYVVVVTDDELDDPIEAQGMAVFGRNHVDGRRTHERLVVHELAHQWFGNSLTVADWRHIWLNEGFATYAEWLWSEVSGGVPEHVHAARWHAWAAAQPATVVVGDPGVDKMFDPRVYKRGALTLHALRVRVGEQAFFALLRSWVAEHRHRTVTTAQFRAHAARFTAAPLDDLFTAWLDRPVLPPPPRLL; from the coding sequence ATGAACCCACCGGCCACGCCGGGCGCCGACCGTTCCCCCGATCCCTACCTGCCGGAGCACGGCAACGGCGGCTATCGGGTGCTGCACTACGAACTCGACCTCGACTACCGGGTGATGTCGAACCGGCTGGCCGGAAAGGCGATCGTCACGGCGCGGGCGGTCCAGCCGCTGTCGCGGTTCAGCCTGGACCTGGCCGGGATGCGGGTCCAGGGGGTGCGCGTCGACGGCCGCCCGGCGAGCTTCGACCACCGGCGGGGCAAGCTCCGGATCAAACCGGAGCGCCCGATCGGCTACGGCGTCACCTTCAAGACCGAGATCCGGTACGGGGGGAAGCCCGCGCCGGTCTCGGGGCGGTGGGGCGACATCGGGTGGGACGAGCTGACCGACGGTGTGCTCGTGGCGAGCCAGCCGAACGGGGCGCCGTCCTGGTTCCCGTGCAACGACCGGCCGGACGACAAGGCGAGTTTCCTGGTGCGGTTCACCGCGCCGTCGCCGTACACCGTGCTGGTCACCGGCGACCTGGTGTCCCGGCGCCGCGGGGCCGGTTCGACCACCTGGGTGTACGAGCGCGACGAGCCGACCGCCCCGTACCTGATGAGCGTCCAGATCGGCCGCTACGACCTGGTGGAGCTGGCCGCCGGCGGGGTGACCCAGCGGGCCGCGATCACCCCTCGGGTGCGTCACGCCTTCCGGCACGACTTCGGCCGGCACGGCGAGATCATGGCGGCCCTGGAGCGGCTGCTCGGGCCGTACCCGTTCCGCGAGTACGTCGTGGTGGTCACCGACGACGAGCTGGACGACCCGATCGAGGCGCAGGGCATGGCCGTCTTCGGGCGCAACCACGTCGACGGGCGGCGCACCCACGAGCGGCTGGTCGTGCACGAGCTGGCCCATCAGTGGTTCGGCAACAGCCTGACGGTCGCCGACTGGCGGCACATCTGGCTCAACGAGGGCTTCGCCACGTACGCCGAATGGTTGTGGTCCGAGGTCTCCGGCGGCGTGCCGGAGCATGTGCACGCGGCCCGATGGCACGCCTGGGCGGCGGCGCAGCCGGCGACCGTCGTCGTCGGCGACCCGGGCGTCGACAAGATGTTCGACCCGCGCGTCTACAAGCGCGGCGCGCTGACCCTGCACGCCCTGCGCGTGCGGGTCGGTGAGCAGGCGTTCTTCGCGTTGCTGCGCTCCTGGGTGGCCGAGCACCGGCACCGGACCGTGACGACCGCGCAGTTCCGGGCGCATGCCGCCCGCTTCACGGCCGCGCCGCTGGACGACCTGTTCACCGCGTGGCTGGACCGCCCGGTGCTGCCGCCGCCCCCGCGCCTGCTCTGA
- a CDS encoding serine/threonine protein kinase, which translates to MAPEQWTGAPATPACDIYAATATFFECLTGRPPYDGANLFALHDQHANAPIPTDPAPAPVHDLLRQGMAKQPADRPQHAVAFLDILERVAGAAYGPDWEDRGLRELARRAALLAMLWPFPDQAGNATSLASTALGSGAATGRRSRKVTVFAAAAVVATLVIGGAGYRFAAADDVSPVIAAGEAGSPTAAAPASTEPSGTIPPAASATPTTVAPTTESPETPDATTGPTPTTAPTTRSPSTPATTSAPSPSVSTSPTPPPDTVAPTVGAVRASPTALESEKCTYGNRSSTVTATVTDDVSGAADLKVTFRYTLNGATSTVAMSSAGRNLFRGTLTSLPMPKVATRIPITVVAVDAAGNSGSSASPVYVTLDNICTPG; encoded by the coding sequence ATGGCCCCCGAGCAGTGGACCGGCGCCCCGGCGACACCCGCCTGCGACATCTACGCCGCCACCGCCACCTTCTTCGAATGCCTCACCGGCCGGCCGCCGTACGACGGGGCGAACCTGTTCGCCCTGCACGACCAGCACGCCAACGCGCCCATCCCGACCGATCCGGCCCCGGCACCGGTGCACGACCTTCTCCGGCAGGGCATGGCCAAGCAGCCCGCCGACCGGCCCCAGCACGCCGTCGCCTTCCTCGACATCCTGGAACGGGTGGCCGGTGCGGCGTACGGGCCGGACTGGGAGGACCGTGGGCTGCGCGAACTGGCCCGCCGGGCCGCCCTGCTCGCCATGCTGTGGCCGTTCCCCGACCAGGCCGGGAACGCCACCAGCCTCGCCTCCACGGCGCTCGGGTCCGGCGCCGCCACCGGCCGCCGCAGCCGCAAGGTGACCGTGTTCGCCGCGGCCGCCGTCGTCGCGACCCTGGTGATCGGCGGGGCGGGATACCGCTTCGCCGCCGCCGACGACGTCTCCCCCGTCATCGCGGCGGGTGAGGCCGGCAGCCCCACCGCGGCCGCACCGGCATCGACCGAACCGTCCGGCACCATCCCCCCGGCCGCGTCGGCGACACCCACCACGGTCGCGCCGACCACGGAGAGCCCGGAGACACCGGACGCCACGACCGGCCCGACACCGACGACAGCCCCCACGACCAGGTCACCGTCCACACCGGCCACCACGAGCGCGCCGAGCCCGTCGGTCAGCACCTCCCCCACGCCCCCGCCGGACACCGTCGCGCCCACGGTCGGCGCGGTCCGGGCGAGCCCGACCGCGCTGGAGTCGGAGAAGTGCACCTACGGCAACCGGTCGAGCACCGTCACGGCCACCGTCACCGACGACGTGAGCGGGGCGGCCGACCTGAAGGTGACCTTCCGCTACACCCTGAACGGCGCCACCTCGACCGTCGCGATGAGCTCGGCCGGCCGCAACCTCTTCCGGGGGACGCTCACCTCGCTGCCGATGCCCAAGGTGGCCACCAGGATCCCGATCACCGTCGTCGCCGTCGACGCCGCCGGCAATTCGGGCTCGTCGGCGTCACCGGTCTACGTGACCCTCGACAACATCTGCACCCCCGGTTAG
- a CDS encoding AMP-binding protein — translation MPSSPVLVEEQSDFAALARALRPPPYVADRFYAEGWWRRQTILHDLYLVAARYPDRPAFLLHQAAAGRTVTMRYAQLVQHVDRFARALLALGVRRGDPVVVQLPNSWEAIALLLACLRAGAVAVPVSPSVRQRELERVLRMTQATVCVVPDQWHGFPHAEALAEVAPRLLWLRHRVVLGDAAATGAIDFAGFFVHTWHDLPDAPHRLTLDDPDRASMVVFTSGSTGEMKAVLHSHNTFRCGTGAHAAEQERGWGDNEVFATPFAAYDTTSLLFAVWGPILSGGTGIFLDRWDPEVMLDVADGAGVTQLSAAPPHWQELAAAQRRRPRALTRLRTAITTGAAMRPAMLQEVSAAFGKPMHRVWGMTETGMGIRTRPDAPPAADDLQVGYPVTGLETDLVSTGDADEIFPMRVRGPSVCLGVWHDQLTVRETWKHDDGWFSTGDLVTRVTSGAMSIAGRVDDRIGHPHMIPVQEVEMELARHPAVREVAVVGYVDQRGGEQPCAVVVPNGVPPTLTELRDYLTWRGMTGWYRPTRLEVAAALPRSHVGKIRKDVLRRWLAGAEVPD, via the coding sequence ATGCCGTCGTCACCGGTACTGGTGGAGGAACAGAGCGATTTCGCCGCGCTGGCCCGGGCGCTGCGACCACCGCCGTACGTCGCTGACCGTTTCTATGCCGAGGGCTGGTGGCGACGGCAGACCATCCTGCACGACCTCTATCTGGTGGCCGCCCGCTACCCGGACCGGCCGGCGTTCCTGCTGCACCAGGCGGCCGCCGGCCGTACCGTCACCATGCGGTACGCCCAGCTGGTGCAGCACGTCGACCGCTTCGCCCGGGCGCTGCTCGCCCTCGGGGTCCGCCGCGGCGATCCGGTGGTGGTCCAGCTGCCCAACTCGTGGGAGGCGATCGCCCTCCTGCTGGCCTGCCTGCGTGCCGGGGCGGTCGCGGTGCCGGTCTCCCCGTCGGTCCGCCAGCGGGAGCTCGAACGCGTGCTGCGGATGACCCAGGCGACGGTGTGCGTGGTGCCCGACCAGTGGCACGGCTTCCCGCACGCCGAGGCACTGGCCGAGGTGGCTCCCCGGCTGCTCTGGCTGCGGCACCGGGTGGTGCTCGGCGACGCGGCCGCCACCGGGGCGATCGACTTCGCCGGCTTCTTCGTGCACACCTGGCACGACCTGCCGGACGCGCCGCACCGGCTCACCCTCGACGACCCCGACCGGGCGTCCATGGTGGTCTTCACCTCGGGCAGCACCGGCGAGATGAAGGCGGTCCTGCACAGCCACAACACGTTCCGCTGCGGGACCGGCGCCCATGCCGCCGAGCAGGAGCGGGGCTGGGGTGACAACGAGGTGTTCGCGACACCGTTCGCGGCGTACGACACCACCTCGCTGCTGTTCGCGGTGTGGGGGCCGATCCTCTCCGGCGGCACCGGGATCTTCCTGGACCGCTGGGATCCGGAGGTCATGCTCGACGTGGCGGACGGCGCGGGCGTCACCCAGCTGTCCGCCGCGCCGCCGCACTGGCAGGAGCTGGCCGCCGCCCAGCGCCGCCGGCCCCGCGCGCTCACCCGGCTGCGGACCGCCATCACCACCGGCGCCGCCATGCGACCGGCCATGTTGCAGGAGGTGTCGGCCGCGTTCGGCAAGCCGATGCACCGCGTGTGGGGGATGACCGAGACCGGCATGGGCATCCGCACCCGCCCGGACGCTCCGCCCGCGGCGGACGACCTCCAGGTGGGGTACCCGGTGACCGGCCTGGAGACCGATCTGGTGTCCACCGGGGATGCGGACGAGATCTTCCCGATGCGGGTCCGTGGGCCGTCCGTCTGCCTGGGCGTGTGGCACGACCAGCTCACCGTGCGCGAGACCTGGAAGCACGACGACGGCTGGTTCTCCACCGGGGACCTGGTCACCCGCGTGACCAGCGGGGCGATGAGCATCGCCGGGCGCGTCGACGACCGGATCGGCCATCCGCACATGATCCCGGTGCAGGAGGTCGAGATGGAACTGGCCCGGCATCCCGCGGTGCGCGAGGTCGCGGTGGTGGGGTACGTCGACCAGCGGGGCGGCGAGCAGCCGTGCGCGGTGGTCGTACCCAACGGGGTCCCGCCGACCCTGACCGAACTGCGCGACTACCTGACGTGGCGGGGGATGACCGGCTGGTACCGGCCGACCCGGCTGGAGGTGGCGGCCGCGCTGCCCCGCAGCCACGTCGGCAAGATCCGCAAGGACGTGCTGCGCCGCTGGCTTGCCGGCGCCGAGGTGCCGGACTGA
- a CDS encoding ester cyclase — protein MTDSFGVRYLTAVASADYDTLTEMYADDVVFYTPFRRGDTGVAFIKGFLAAFHRAHPGLTASLHDEFSNADGTKVTLRMSIRWHNTGPFMTFPPTGSEGVESEIHTFRLRDGRIVEQWVGHNTLGLTRQQLTDWQMPLPQDEQDPAPAIVTVQATPVEVG, from the coding sequence ATGACCGACAGCTTCGGCGTCCGCTACCTCACCGCGGTGGCCTCCGCGGACTACGACACCCTGACCGAGATGTACGCCGACGACGTCGTCTTCTACACCCCGTTCCGCCGCGGTGACACCGGCGTCGCCTTCATCAAGGGCTTCCTCGCGGCGTTCCACCGGGCACACCCGGGGCTGACGGCCTCGCTGCACGACGAGTTCAGCAACGCCGACGGCACCAAGGTCACGCTCCGGATGAGCATCCGGTGGCACAACACCGGCCCGTTCATGACGTTCCCGCCCACCGGATCCGAGGGCGTGGAGAGCGAGATCCACACCTTCCGGCTGCGTGACGGCCGGATCGTCGAGCAGTGGGTCGGCCACAACACCCTCGGGCTGACCCGCCAGCAGCTGACCGACTGGCAGATGCCCCTGCCGCAGGACGAACAGGATCCGGCCCCGGCGATCGTGACCGTCCAGGCGACGCCGGTCGAGGTCGGCTGA
- a CDS encoding Pls/PosA family non-ribosomal peptide synthetase produces MTATTDLRLIELPEFTLEPEAPAVFRSRSTPVRRTLVDILDATIAAHADSPAIDTDAGALTYRRLSAEVEALRATLSGHGIGVGDRVGIRISSGTAELYLAILGVLAAGAAYVPVDADDPEERAELVFAEAGVCAVLGDDRDVSLRRTPQGRPGRPGPADDAWIIFTSGSTGTPKGVAVPHGAAAAFVDAEAQLFLTGDGVAPLGPGDRVLAGLSVAFDASCEEMWLAWRHGACLVPAARSLVRSGVDLGPWLAGQRITVVSTVPTLAALWPAEALEDVRLLIFGGEACPPELAERLAVGGRELWNTYGPTEATVVACAARMTGEGPVRIGLPLAGWELAVVDASGEPVTMGQTGELVIGGVGLARYLDAAKDAEKFAPLPALDWDRAYRSGDIVRAEPEGLLFLGRGDEQVKLGGRRIELGEVDAALQALSGVAGAAAAVQRTAGGNQLLVGYLVPHDGESFDLEAANRRIREQLPAALVPLLAVVDGLPTRTSGKVDRAALPWPLAVPGASPDGELTATEQWLAGGWEEILGVRPAEAGADFFSSGGSSLNAAQLVAWIRRDHPRVSVADVYQNPRLSEMASVLDGLGAETTVHRAVRPTPRRTGFVQALLMVPMLAMVGLRWLTVVAALGKVVGLVPAVSWWWIAASWALLFSPPGRIVMAASAARLLLRGVGPGAYPRGGHVHLRLWAAERFAELTGATGVAGAGWMITYAKALGARLGRDVDLHSAPPVTGLLKLGRGAAIEPEVDLSGYWVDGDVVRIGTVRAGAGARVGSRSTLMPGARVGKGARIGAGSTVTGTVPAGQRWAGSPAVPVAGKDATGWPERRPEPSRLGGPFWVTAYSATAQLLGLLPVLAALPALALVGWAFTGGPALLAVPAAPVAYLVAYALLVLVAVRLLSIGLREGFHPVRGRVAWQVWTTERLMGMARVALFPIYSSMFTPVWLRLLGAKVGRGAEISTVLAVPAMTTVDDHAFLADDTMVATYELSHGWLRVAPARIGKQAFLGNSGMAAPGRSVPKRGLVGVLSSAPRGAKKGSSWLGAPPMPLRRVVEAADTGRTFAPPLRLRLARAAIELCRVVPVICAGALAVLVLAVLALIWRTAGGPVAVLAAGPVLAAAAIVAGLTASAAKWLLVGRFRAGERALWTSFVWRNELADTFVEVLGAPWLFRFVTGTPLLNLWLRTLGARIGRGVWLETLWLPEYDLVRLGAGATVNRGCVVQTHLFHDRIMSMDEVTLGAGATLGPHGIVLPGASIGARTTVGPGSLVTRGDAVPADTCWLGNPIATWA; encoded by the coding sequence GTGACCGCGACGACCGACCTGCGACTGATCGAGCTTCCCGAGTTCACCCTCGAGCCGGAGGCTCCGGCGGTGTTCCGCTCCCGGTCCACCCCGGTCCGGCGCACGCTGGTCGACATCCTCGACGCGACGATCGCGGCCCACGCCGACTCCCCCGCGATCGACACCGATGCCGGCGCGCTGACCTACCGGCGGCTGTCCGCCGAGGTGGAGGCGCTGCGCGCCACGCTGAGCGGGCACGGGATCGGCGTCGGCGACCGGGTCGGCATCAGGATCTCCTCCGGTACGGCGGAGCTGTACCTGGCCATCCTCGGTGTGCTGGCGGCCGGAGCCGCGTACGTGCCGGTCGACGCCGACGACCCGGAGGAGCGCGCCGAGCTCGTCTTCGCCGAGGCGGGCGTCTGCGCCGTCCTGGGCGACGACCGGGACGTGTCGCTGCGGCGTACCCCGCAAGGGCGGCCCGGGCGCCCGGGCCCGGCCGACGACGCCTGGATCATCTTCACCTCGGGATCCACCGGCACCCCGAAGGGGGTGGCGGTCCCGCACGGCGCCGCCGCCGCGTTCGTCGACGCCGAGGCGCAACTGTTCCTCACCGGCGACGGCGTCGCGCCGCTCGGGCCGGGCGACCGCGTCCTGGCCGGCCTGTCGGTGGCCTTCGACGCGTCCTGTGAGGAGATGTGGCTCGCCTGGCGGCACGGCGCCTGCCTGGTGCCGGCCGCGCGGTCGCTGGTGCGCAGCGGCGTCGACCTGGGCCCGTGGCTGGCCGGGCAGCGCATCACGGTGGTGTCCACGGTGCCGACGCTCGCCGCGCTGTGGCCCGCCGAGGCGCTCGAGGACGTCCGGCTGCTGATCTTCGGTGGTGAGGCGTGCCCGCCGGAGCTGGCCGAGCGGCTGGCCGTCGGGGGCCGCGAGTTGTGGAACACGTACGGCCCGACCGAGGCGACCGTGGTGGCCTGCGCCGCCCGGATGACCGGCGAGGGCCCGGTGCGGATCGGGCTGCCGCTGGCCGGCTGGGAGCTGGCCGTCGTCGATGCGTCCGGTGAGCCGGTCACCATGGGGCAGACCGGCGAGCTGGTGATCGGTGGTGTCGGCCTGGCCCGCTACCTCGACGCCGCCAAGGACGCCGAGAAGTTCGCGCCGCTGCCCGCCCTGGACTGGGATCGTGCCTATCGCAGCGGCGACATCGTCCGCGCCGAGCCGGAGGGTCTGCTGTTCCTGGGCCGCGGCGACGAGCAGGTGAAACTCGGCGGCCGCCGGATCGAGCTGGGTGAGGTGGACGCGGCGCTGCAGGCACTGTCCGGGGTGGCCGGCGCGGCCGCCGCGGTGCAGCGGACCGCCGGCGGCAACCAGCTCCTGGTCGGCTACCTGGTGCCGCACGACGGCGAGAGCTTCGACCTGGAGGCCGCCAACCGGCGGATCCGCGAGCAGCTCCCGGCCGCGCTCGTCCCGCTGCTGGCCGTGGTGGACGGGCTCCCGACCCGCACCTCGGGCAAGGTGGACCGGGCGGCGCTGCCCTGGCCGCTGGCCGTGCCCGGCGCGTCGCCGGACGGCGAGCTGACCGCGACCGAGCAGTGGCTGGCCGGCGGCTGGGAGGAGATCCTCGGGGTCCGCCCGGCCGAGGCCGGCGCCGACTTCTTCAGCAGCGGCGGCAGCAGCCTGAACGCGGCGCAGCTGGTCGCCTGGATCCGGCGGGACCACCCGCGGGTGTCGGTGGCCGACGTCTACCAGAACCCGCGACTGTCCGAGATGGCGAGCGTCCTCGACGGCCTCGGCGCCGAGACCACGGTCCACCGGGCGGTGCGGCCCACGCCCCGGCGGACCGGTTTCGTCCAGGCCCTGCTCATGGTGCCGATGCTGGCGATGGTGGGGCTCCGCTGGCTCACCGTGGTCGCCGCGCTCGGCAAGGTCGTGGGGCTCGTCCCGGCGGTCTCCTGGTGGTGGATCGCGGCGTCCTGGGCGCTGCTGTTCAGCCCGCCGGGCCGGATCGTCATGGCCGCGTCCGCCGCCCGGCTGCTGCTGCGCGGCGTCGGCCCCGGCGCCTACCCGCGCGGCGGGCACGTCCACCTCCGGCTGTGGGCGGCCGAACGCTTCGCCGAGCTGACCGGCGCGACCGGGGTGGCCGGGGCGGGCTGGATGATCACCTACGCGAAGGCGCTCGGCGCACGGCTCGGCCGGGACGTCGACCTGCACTCCGCGCCGCCGGTCACCGGGCTGCTCAAGCTCGGCCGCGGTGCCGCGATCGAGCCGGAGGTCGACCTCTCCGGCTACTGGGTCGACGGTGACGTGGTCCGGATCGGCACGGTGCGCGCCGGCGCCGGCGCCCGGGTCGGCTCCCGGAGCACCCTGATGCCCGGCGCCCGGGTCGGCAAGGGCGCGCGGATCGGCGCCGGCTCGACCGTGACCGGCACGGTGCCGGCCGGACAGCGCTGGGCCGGCTCCCCGGCCGTACCGGTCGCCGGGAAGGACGCGACCGGCTGGCCGGAGCGGCGCCCGGAGCCCTCCCGGCTCGGCGGCCCGTTCTGGGTGACCGCCTACAGCGCCACCGCGCAGCTGCTGGGCCTGCTCCCGGTGCTGGCCGCGCTACCCGCGCTCGCCCTGGTCGGCTGGGCGTTCACCGGCGGGCCCGCGCTGCTCGCCGTCCCGGCCGCGCCGGTCGCCTACCTGGTCGCCTACGCCCTGCTCGTGCTGGTGGCGGTCCGCCTGCTCAGCATCGGCCTGCGGGAGGGGTTCCACCCGGTCCGCGGGCGCGTCGCCTGGCAGGTGTGGACCACCGAGCGCCTGATGGGGATGGCCCGCGTCGCGCTGTTCCCGATCTACTCCAGCATGTTCACCCCGGTGTGGCTGCGCCTGCTCGGCGCGAAGGTGGGCCGCGGCGCGGAGATCTCCACGGTCCTGGCGGTCCCGGCCATGACCACCGTCGACGACCACGCCTTCCTGGCCGACGACACGATGGTGGCCACCTACGAGCTGAGCCACGGCTGGCTGCGGGTCGCCCCGGCCCGGATCGGCAAGCAGGCGTTCCTCGGCAACTCGGGGATGGCCGCGCCGGGCCGGTCGGTGCCCAAACGCGGCCTGGTCGGGGTGCTGTCGTCGGCGCCGCGCGGGGCGAAGAAGGGCTCGTCCTGGCTGGGCGCCCCGCCGATGCCGCTGCGCCGCGTCGTCGAGGCCGCCGACACCGGCCGCACCTTCGCCCCGCCGCTGCGGCTGCGGTTGGCCCGGGCCGCGATCGAACTGTGCCGGGTCGTCCCGGTGATCTGCGCCGGCGCCCTCGCGGTCCTGGTGCTCGCCGTGCTCGCGCTGATCTGGCGGACCGCCGGCGGACCGGTGGCCGTGCTCGCCGCCGGTCCGGTGCTGGCCGCCGCCGCGATCGTCGCGGGACTCACCGCGTCGGCCGCCAAGTGGCTGCTCGTGGGCCGGTTCCGGGCCGGCGAGCGGGCGCTGTGGACGTCGTTCGTCTGGCGCAACGAGCTCGCCGACACGTTCGTCGAGGTGCTCGGCGCGCCCTGGCTGTTCCGGTTCGTCACCGGGACGCCGCTGCTGAACCTGTGGCTGCGGACGCTCGGCGCGCGGATCGGCCGCGGCGTGTGGCTGGAGACGCTGTGGCTGCCGGAGTACGACCTGGTCCGTCTCGGCGCCGGCGCGACCGTGAACCGGGGGTGCGTGGTGCAGACCCACCTGTTCCATGATCGGATCATGAGCATGGATGAGGTCACTCTCGGCGCGGGCGCCACCCTCGGCCCGCACGGCATCGTGCTGCCCGGCGCGAGCATCGGCGCCCGCACCACCGTGGGCCCCGGCTCGCTGGTCACCCGCGGCGACGCCGTGCCCGCCGACACCTGCTGGCTCGGCAACCCGATCGCGACCTGGGCATGA
- a CDS encoding MFS transporter, producing MRKLQGNPWAVLVTLCLGFFMVLLDTTIVNIAIPSLTADLGASFDEILWIVNAYTLVFAALLLVGSRLGDVLGRRTVLITGVLVFTAASLLCGLAQTSAQLIGARALQGVGGMLLLPQTLALITMVFPREKRGTAFGVWSGVAGLAPVAGPIVGGVLVDNGSWRWIFYVNVPIGLAVLALAVLVIPATPRIGRSMDPLGALLSTVGLTAVIYALIEGERYDWGRINAVFSIPLLLGAGLLLLALFVADQWRRRDRNPLLPLSLFAGRDFSVMAFVTTAVLFSVAALLLPLTLYLQSVLGLSPLQAGLVLAPPSIVQLLIAPFAGKLADRVGGKFILFGGLVLFAAGFGILAATAEADSSRLSLMPGLLVAGVGMGAVFAPMNTLAMRGVTVQMAGAASGVISLARQFGAVLGGAAVGALLQSQLSSRIVVAASDRAGEVPPGVRDGFVAAMHSIADGSSSFSPLAALARLGIPEAQRAQVGALASEVFGRSFAEALPPTLLLPIATLVVAALLCLLLSNRDAVPATPERPETEDVTEPATAVQQVR from the coding sequence GTGAGGAAGTTGCAAGGAAACCCGTGGGCCGTGCTCGTCACCCTGTGCCTCGGCTTCTTCATGGTCCTGCTGGACACCACCATCGTGAACATCGCGATTCCCAGCCTGACCGCCGATCTGGGCGCCTCGTTCGACGAGATTCTGTGGATCGTCAACGCGTACACCCTGGTGTTCGCGGCGCTGCTGCTGGTCGGCAGCCGGCTGGGTGACGTGCTGGGCCGGCGTACCGTGCTGATCACCGGTGTCCTGGTCTTCACCGCCGCATCGCTGCTGTGCGGCCTGGCGCAGACCTCCGCCCAGCTGATCGGCGCCCGGGCTCTGCAGGGTGTCGGCGGCATGCTGTTGCTGCCGCAGACACTGGCGCTGATCACGATGGTCTTCCCGCGCGAGAAGCGGGGCACCGCCTTCGGGGTGTGGAGCGGTGTCGCCGGCCTGGCCCCGGTGGCCGGCCCGATCGTGGGTGGCGTGCTGGTCGACAACGGGTCCTGGCGCTGGATCTTCTACGTCAACGTGCCGATCGGCCTCGCGGTCCTCGCCCTCGCGGTGCTCGTGATCCCGGCCACACCCCGGATCGGCCGCTCGATGGACCCGCTGGGCGCGCTGCTCTCCACCGTGGGCCTGACGGCGGTGATCTACGCGCTGATCGAGGGCGAGCGCTACGACTGGGGCCGGATCAACGCGGTCTTCTCCATCCCGCTGCTGCTGGGCGCGGGTCTGCTGCTGCTCGCCCTCTTCGTGGCCGACCAGTGGCGGCGCCGTGACCGCAACCCGCTGCTGCCGCTGAGTCTCTTCGCCGGCCGCGACTTCTCGGTGATGGCCTTCGTGACGACCGCCGTCCTGTTCTCGGTGGCCGCGCTCCTGCTGCCGCTGACCCTCTACCTCCAGTCGGTGCTGGGCCTGTCGCCGTTGCAGGCCGGGCTGGTGCTGGCCCCGCCGTCGATCGTCCAGCTGCTGATCGCCCCGTTCGCGGGCAAGCTCGCCGACCGGGTCGGCGGCAAGTTCATCCTGTTCGGAGGTCTGGTCCTGTTCGCGGCCGGTTTCGGGATCCTCGCGGCCACCGCCGAGGCCGACTCGTCGCGCCTGTCCCTGATGCCGGGTCTGCTGGTCGCGGGCGTCGGCATGGGCGCGGTCTTCGCGCCGATGAACACGCTGGCCATGCGGGGCGTCACGGTGCAGATGGCGGGCGCGGCCTCCGGCGTGATCAGCCTCGCCCGCCAGTTCGGGGCGGTGCTCGGCGGCGCCGCCGTCGGCGCGCTGTTGCAGTCCCAGCTGTCGAGCCGGATCGTCGTGGCCGCGTCCGACCGGGCCGGCGAGGTGCCGCCGGGTGTGCGCGACGGGTTCGTGGCCGCCATGCACAGCATCGCCGACGGCAGCTCCTCGTTCTCGCCGCTGGCCGCGCTGGCCCGCCTCGGCATCCCCGAGGCCCAGCGGGCGCAGGTCGGCGCGCTGGCCTCCGAGGTGTTCGGGCGGAGCTTCGCCGAGGCGCTGCCCCCCACGCTGCTGCTGCCCATCGCGACCCTGGTGGTCGCCGCCCTCCTCTGCCTTCTGCTGTCCAACCGCGACGCGGTTCCGGCCACCCCCGAACGGCCGGAGACCGAGGACGTCACCGAGCCGGCGACCGCTGTCCAGCAGGTCCGCTGA